In Palaemon carinicauda isolate YSFRI2023 chromosome 18, ASM3689809v2, whole genome shotgun sequence, a genomic segment contains:
- the LOC137658038 gene encoding uncharacterized protein, which yields MVSPAPPPPCMAFPAPPHPRMAFPAPPPPCMAPPAPPHPRMAFPAPPPPCMAFPAPPHPRMAFSAPLPPRVASPAPPPPHKVSPAPPPPRNVSPAPPPPRMASPAPPHPRMASPAPPHPRMAFSAPLPPRVASPAPPPPRKVSQAPHPPHMASPAPPHPRMEFSAPLPPRVASPAPPPPRKVSPAPPPPRKVSPAPPPPRMAFPAPPHPRIAFSAPLPPRVASPAPPPPRMASPAPPHPCMPSPAPPPPSPALLPHAWHFQPILPHAWHLQPLFPQAWHLQSLLAHACHLQPLLPLSSTSFPPHGIFSPSSPTHGISSPSSPKHGISSPSSPMHAISSPSSPISSPSFPTHGISSTFSPTHGISSPSSPTHGISSPSSPTHGISSPSSPTNGISSPSSPIHGTSSPSSPISMPLLPHLQTLLPHAWHLQPLLPHAWHLQPLLPHA from the coding sequence ATGGTATCTCCAGCCCCTCCACCACCATGCATGGCATTTCCAGCCCCTCCTCACCCACGCATGGCATTTCCAGCCCCTCCTCCCCCATGCATGGCACCTCCAGCCCCTCCTCACCCACGCATGGCATTTCCAGCCCCTCCTCCCCCATGCATGGCATTTCCAGCCCCTCCTCACCCACGCATGGCATTTTCAGCCCCTCTTCCCCCACGGGtggcatctccagcccctcctcccccaCACAAGGTatctccagcccctcctcccccaCGCAATGTatctccagcccctcctcccccacgcatggcatctccagcccctcctcacccacgcatggcatctccagcccctcctcACCCACGCATGGCATTTTCAGCCCCTCTTCCCCCACGGGTAGcatctccagcccctcctcccccaCGCAAGGTATCTCAGGCCCCTCATCCCCCACACATGGCATCTCCCGCCCCTCCTCACCCACGCATGGAATTTTCAGCCCCTCTTCCCCCACGGGtggcatctccagcccctcctcccccaCGCAAGGTatctccagcccctcctcccccaCGCAAGGTatctccagcccctcctcccccaCGCATGGCATTTCCAGCCCCTCCTCACCCCCGCATAGCATTTTCAGCCCCTCTTCCCCCACGGGtggcatctccagcccctcctcCACCACGCATGGCGTCTCCTGCCCCTCCTCACCCATGCATGCcatctccagcccctcctcccccaTCTCCAGCCCTCCTTCCCCACGCATGGCATTTCCAGCCCATCCTCCCCCACGCATGGCATCTCCAGCCCCTCTTCCCCCAGGCATGGCATCTCCAGTCCCTCCTCGCCCATGCATGCCATCTCCAGCCCCTCCTTCCCCTCTCCAGCACCTCCTTCCCCCCGCATGGCATTTTCAGCCCATCCTCCCCCACGCAtggcatctccagcccctcctcccccaAGCATGGCATCTCCAGTCCCTCCTCACCCATGCATGCcatctccagcccctcctcccccaTCTCCAGCCCCTCTTTCCCCACGCATGGCATTTCCAGCACATTCTCACCCACGCAtggcatctccagcccctcctcacccacgcatggcatctccagcccctcctcACCCACGCATGGCATTTCCAGCCCCTCCTCCCCCACGAAtggcatctccagcccctcctcACCCATCCATGGCACctccagcccctcctcccccaTCTCCATGCCCCTTCTCCCCCATCTCCAGACCCTCCTCCCTCACGCAtggcatctccagcccctccttccccacgcatggcatctccagcccctcctTCCCCACGCATGA
- the LOC137658039 gene encoding uncharacterized protein, whose protein sequence is MKFPAPPPSRKVSPAPHPPCMASPAPPPPRMASPAPPHPRMASPAPPHPRMAFSAPLPPRMAFPPHPPPRMAFLAPPPSRTASPAPPPPRLASPAPPPPHMASPAPPLSTNSLIRLVTYHII, encoded by the coding sequence ATGAAATTTCCAGCCCCTCCTCCCTCACGCAAGGTATCTCCAGCCCCTCATCCCCCATGTAtggcatctccagcccctcctcccccacgtatggcatctccagcccctcctcacccacgcatggcatctccagcccctcctcACCCACGCATGGCATTTTCAGCCCCTCTTCCCCCACGCATGGCATTTCCACCCCATCCTCCCCCACGCATGGCATTTCTAGCCCCTCCTCCCTCACGCACggcatctccagcccctcctcccccacgcttggcatctccagcccctcctcccccaCACATGGCGTCTCCAGCCCCTCCTCTATCAACCAATTCTCTAATCCGGCTGGTTACTTACCACATAATCTAA